Within the Pirellulales bacterium genome, the region TCACGACCGGCACCTTGCGGACTAATTCCTGGGGCACCATGTGGCAAACCTGCACGGGCACCTTCCGCTCGACATGCTCGACCACCGGCCGGCAAATCGTCACCGGCACCTTGCACACCCGCTCTTCTTCGACCATCCGGCATGACTGCACGGGCACCTTTTGGACCACCTCCTGCTGCACCAGTCGGCAAACTTGCACTGGCACTTTTTCGGTCACGACGCGGGGCACCAGGCATGTTTGCGGTACCTGATGGGCGACGACATTCGGCTGCCAGACGTGGCAGACCACCGTCTGGCTCGGGCCTTGTTCGCAAACCCAGCGACAAGTTCCCGGCTGGTAGGTCGTGCAGCCGGTGTTCGGATCGGTTATGCATTGTCCCGGCTGCCAAACCATGTGGCAGCAGGTCGGCCCCGGATGAGTCGTCGTTTGATCGATGAAGTGCCCCTCGTCGGCATAGCAGGTGCGATAAGTCGTCACCGGCTCGGCGACGGTGCGACAGATTTCTCGCTCGGCCGTTTCCATTACCGGGCGACAGACGGTATATCGCTGCTCTTCCTCGTGCGTTTCGACAACGGGACGAGCAACCGTGTAGTGCTGTTCATGCTCGGTCGTCTCGGCGACCATCCGCGTGACATCATAACTGCAATCGTGCATCTGCGTTTCGTAGACCGGCTTCAGCACCGTGCAACGCTCTTCTCGTTCGCTCGTTTCGGTCACCGGCCGGCAGACGGTGTACCGATGCTCGTGCATCTGCGTCTCGACGACCGGATGACATGTCGTGACTTGTTGCGATTCGTAAACCGTCTCGTGCTCGACGCGGTTGACGGTGAATTGTCGCTCTTCCCAGACCGTTTGGCAGACGATCTTGTACTCCGGCCCGCACGAACAACATTGCGCTCGAGCGCCTGCCGCTGGCAAAACGATTTGTGCCGAGACGGCCGCAAATAGCAGGATGGTTTTCATGCTCCGCACCTTTAAGTCAAAGCGACCATGTGGATATTCCCCAACACCGCAGCCACCCTTTCCCTTCGTTTTTCAACCGACTCGCCTCTCGCGTTCGCACCAAACCGCTATCACGCCACCATCAATCTGCTGGATGGAAGCGTTGGTAGCAAATTGTTTTTTCGGTGTTCTGCAAAAGTCGCGCCGCAAGTCTTTGCCTAAAAGGAGTTACGACAGGATGAATTCTTTGAAGATTCCGCCTGATTTAGCCGACTTGCGGCGGTCGTCGCAGCATCTCGATGGTAGATTCCGAAGCACGAACGCCTTCAACTTTTCCCATTCGGCAAATCTTAAACAAGAAACGCGGGCTTGTACGCTAGCGAGCCGCTGGCTGCTGCCGCTTCTGGAGCTTTTCATGGGCCGCCATCGCCGCGTCGCGAACTTCCAGCGGAAGGCTGGAATCGCGGAGACGATCGACAGCCGGTTCGACGCGGCTGAGATCGGCGCTCGGATCGGCGTCGGCCAGTTGTCCGATGGCCCGCAGGCCGTTGACGAGAATGATCGACCGCTTCTCGGCTTGCATGGCCGGATCCTCTTTCTCGATCGCCTTCGACTGCTTGGGGTCGAGCATTTCCAAGAGCGTGTCGATGGCCCGCGGATCGCCGCGGCGGGCCAGCGCGGTGGCCGCGTTGTAGGAAACGTCGGGATAAGGGTCGTCGAGCATTTTTACCAGCGGCGACGTCGCTCGCTTGTCGCCAACGATCCCCAGCACATAGGCCGCGCGGAGCCGAATCACCGGCTCGTGATCGCGCGACGCATCGAACAGCGTGCTGAACAGTTTTTCTCGATCCGGCAATTCGGCTTCGGCAGTTTGGTCGCCGGCCGATTGCAGGTTCGCGACGAGCATCCCAATCGCATCGAGCGCCGAGCGCCGCACGGGAAGTTCGCTCGGTTCGCGACTGGTCGAAGCCGCCTTCAGCAGAGCCGGCAGCCCTTCGGGCGTGTTGAACTGCCCGAGCGCACTGCTAAGATAGACCCGCAGGTTGATCGATCGATCGTCCATCAGCCCGGCGTCGATACTTTCGTTCAGGAGTTCCGCAAGCTTGCCCGCGAGTTGGGCGTCTCCCTTCAACTGGTTTCCACGATCGTTGCGGAGCATCTCGGCAAGGTACTCCGCTTTCTGCCAAGCATCGTCCGTATTGCGCCCGATGCCCTCGACATACTTTTGCGGATCACTGTCCGGAGTGGCAAGCCAAACGAACAACATCCATACGACCACGATAATGGCGACAATGATCCCCGGTATCAGAAACAGTTGCACCAGAAACCCGGCGCTCGGAGGCTGCACCGGCGGCAAATCGTCGGAAGAGATCGGATTCTGGGCGGGAGCAGACATGAAGGACGGGATTCGGGGTTCGGGACTCACACGGAATCATCGCGCTTCGATTGAGGAGCAAACTTAAGTGTATGAGCCCACAATTCGCCGTCAACCCGCGGCTAATCGCGTTGGAGTTCAGGCTTTAGCCTGTGCGCCACAGCCTAAAGGCTGAACTCCAACAGTCCGACCTCATATCTCCAATCTCCGACGTGCAACTCCTCGACCTCACGCTCGACACTCCGGCTGAAAATCTCGCGCTCGACGAGGCGCTGCTGCTGGCGGCCGAAGCGGCGGGCCAGCCGCAAGAAGTGCTGCGGCTTTGGGAGCCGCGGCAGTTTTCCGTCGTGATCGGTTCGTCGTCGCGAATCGCAAACGAAGTCGCTCTCGAGGCGTGCCGAGCCCGCGGCATCGAAGTGATGCGGCGCACCAGCGGCGGCGCCGCGGTCGCCATCGGCCCCGGCTGCCTGATGTACTCGCTCGTGCTCAGCCGGCAATTGCGGCCGGAGCAGCGCGCGATCGACCCCGCTCATCGCTTCGCGCTCGACGCGATCGTCGGCGCGATCGGCCGGCTCGTGCCGGGCGTTGTTCGGCGCGGCACGAGCGATCTGGCGATCGGCGACCGCAAGTTTTCCGGCAACAGCTTGCGAATGAAGCGCGAGCATCTGCTCTATCATGGCACGCTGCTCTATGACTTTCCGCTCGACGTGTTCGCCGCCTGTCTTGCCACGCCGCCGCGCCAGCCCGCCTACCGCCACGGCCGCGCGCACAACGATTTTGTCACCAATCTCCCAATTGATGCCGGCTCACTTCGGTCCGCCCTAATCGCCGCCTTCGACGCACACGAAGACCAATCCGACTGGCCGCGCAAACATACAATTCAGCTTGCCACCGAAAAATATGCAATTGACGCATGGACGCACCGATTCTGACAAGAACCACGGATTGTACGAAGAGATCAACAGGATTACAGGATTCTTCAGGAGTTTTGCCGTCGAAGGCTTCGCCTTCGTGTTTGAAAATCAATCCTGCAAAATCCTGCAATCCTGTCCAAAAAATCCAATGGATCTAGACAGGATTATCAGGATCTTGTTCCAGGTACAGCCCATGAATCTCGTCGGCGAAATGCTGTTGCACGACGGCGCGGCGGAGCTTGAGCGTCGGCGTGAGTTCGCCGAGTTCGAGCGTGAAGCCGCGGCTCAGCAGCGTGAATCGTTGGATTCTTTCGCAGCTTGCCACATCCCTGAGCCGCGCGTCGATCTGCTGTCTGTACAAAGCCACCACGTCGGGATGCACGAGCGCCTCGGCCACCGAGTGGACGGGGATTTGCCGCTCGGAGATCGCGGTCCCTAGAGCTTCTGGATTGGGGACGATCAAAGCGGTGAGATAATTCCGGCCGTCGCCGATCACCATCGCCTGCACGATCAGCGGGTCTTCCACGAGCAGGTTTTCGAGAAAGACCGGCGCGATGTTCTTGCCGCCGGCGGTGACGATCAACTCTTTCTTTCGCCCGGTGATTCGCAAATAGCCGTCGCAATCGAGCTGCCCCAGGTCGCCGGTCAAGAGCCAGCCGTCGCGAATGGCGTCAGCCGTGTCGTCGGGGCGGTTCCAGTAGCCGAGCATCACGTGCGGCCCGCGCGTGAGGATCTCGCCATCATCGGCGATGCCGACTTCGACCCCCGAGATCGGCCGGCCGACCGTCCCCAGCTTGTGAGCCGTCGCGGTCGAAATCGTGATGACGGGCGATGATTCGGTGAGCCCATATCCTTGCAGTAGCGTGACGCCGCGCTGCCAGAAGAATTCGGCCGTTTCATTTGGCAAGGCCGCGCCGCCGGAGCAGCAGAGCCGCATTCGGCCGCCGAACAGTGCCGCGAGCCAGCCAGGTTCACCCGCTTTTTGCTCGCCGATAACGAATCGCCGAACCTTGTCGAAAAAGTATGGCACGCCGTTAAGCATCGTCGGGCGGAGCGATTGGCAATTGGCCAGAATCTTGTCGCGGCTCTCGGCCAGCGCCAACTGCGAGCCGCTGGCGATCCAAGTGTAGAGATCGCAAGTGCGGGAGAAGATATGCGAAAACGGCAGCCACGAGAGTCGCAGGTCGTCGGGCGAATAATCGAACGCGGCGAGCGTTGCCATGGCGTTCGACGCCAGATTCCGGTGGCTGAGCATCACGCCTTTCGGCTCGCCGGTCGTGCCGGACGTATAAAGAATCGTCGCCAGATCGTTCGGCTGCGTCTCGCGGAGCGAATCGCTTTCGAGTAGCTCAGCCTGCTCGGCGCTCGCTTGGTCGTTGGCCAGTTCGTCGAGTAGCTTCACAAGCATCGGCACCGGCCGCCCGCCAGGCGCTGGCTCGTGCTGCGGCTCAATCGGATCGAAAGCGATCCATGGCAAACTGTCGGGCAAACCCATCTCCGGCGACGCGAGCTTCGTCAATTGCTCGCCGCCCGAAACGATCACGACCCGCGCGCCCGAGTCGATAATCTGATAGCTAATCTGCGGCCCGGAGAGCGCCGCATGGACCGCGACATGCACGCCGCGAGCCAAGTGAATGGCCAGATCGACGACGATCCATTCATACCGATTCTCGCTGACCTGCACGACCCGATCCCCCGGCCGCACGCCAAGCCGCTTGAGCACCAGCGCCGTCCGTCGAACATCGTGGGCCAGATCATGCCAAGAAAGCGTGCGAAACTTCCCCTCGCCGGCGGGCAAATGCAGTGCCGTCCGATGCGCCTGCCCCCGCACCCGAGCGCAAAACATCGCCACCAGAGTTTCCCGCGCGTCGTACATGCCGAAAGCATATTCGACAAACGGCGCGAACGGAAGTTGCCCGAAAGA harbors:
- a CDS encoding HEAT repeat domain-containing protein; the protein is MSAPAQNPISSDDLPPVQPPSAGFLVQLFLIPGIIVAIIVVVWMLFVWLATPDSDPQKYVEGIGRNTDDAWQKAEYLAEMLRNDRGNQLKGDAQLAGKLAELLNESIDAGLMDDRSINLRVYLSSALGQFNTPEGLPALLKAASTSREPSELPVRRSALDAIGMLVANLQSAGDQTAEAELPDREKLFSTLFDASRDHEPVIRLRAAYVLGIVGDKRATSPLVKMLDDPYPDVSYNAATALARRGDPRAIDTLLEMLDPKQSKAIEKEDPAMQAEKRSIILVNGLRAIGQLADADPSADLSRVEPAVDRLRDSSLPLEVRDAAMAAHEKLQKRQQPAAR
- a CDS encoding lipoate--protein ligase family protein, whose product is MQLLDLTLDTPAENLALDEALLLAAEAAGQPQEVLRLWEPRQFSVVIGSSSRIANEVALEACRARGIEVMRRTSGGAAVAIGPGCLMYSLVLSRQLRPEQRAIDPAHRFALDAIVGAIGRLVPGVVRRGTSDLAIGDRKFSGNSLRMKREHLLYHGTLLYDFPLDVFAACLATPPRQPAYRHGRAHNDFVTNLPIDAGSLRSALIAAFDAHEDQSDWPRKHTIQLATEKYAIDAWTHRF
- a CDS encoding AMP-dependent synthetase/ligase; the protein is MYDARETLVAMFCARVRGQAHRTALHLPAGEGKFRTLSWHDLAHDVRRTALVLKRLGVRPGDRVVQVSENRYEWIVVDLAIHLARGVHVAVHAALSGPQISYQIIDSGARVVIVSGGEQLTKLASPEMGLPDSLPWIAFDPIEPQHEPAPGGRPVPMLVKLLDELANDQASAEQAELLESDSLRETQPNDLATILYTSGTTGEPKGVMLSHRNLASNAMATLAAFDYSPDDLRLSWLPFSHIFSRTCDLYTWIASGSQLALAESRDKILANCQSLRPTMLNGVPYFFDKVRRFVIGEQKAGEPGWLAALFGGRMRLCCSGGAALPNETAEFFWQRGVTLLQGYGLTESSPVITISTATAHKLGTVGRPISGVEVGIADDGEILTRGPHVMLGYWNRPDDTADAIRDGWLLTGDLGQLDCDGYLRITGRKKELIVTAGGKNIAPVFLENLLVEDPLIVQAMVIGDGRNYLTALIVPNPEALGTAISERQIPVHSVAEALVHPDVVALYRQQIDARLRDVASCERIQRFTLLSRGFTLELGELTPTLKLRRAVVQQHFADEIHGLYLEQDPDNPV